Genomic segment of Candidatus Poribacteria bacterium:
GAATCGATAGATGCCCTGAAGAGGTCCCTATCCCACGATCCATATCACGTCAATACCTATAATCTACTCGGAAAGGTGTATATCCGGAAGGGGGAGTTCCGAAAGGCGAAATCGAGCTGGAAAAGAGCCCTTAAACTCGATCCCCTTAACCCCATAGCGATATCCTGCCTGAATGCCCTGAAGAGCTATAGTCTCCTCTCCAAGTTCAGAGATTACATCGCCCTGATAACGGCTGCAGTCGCCATCATCGTGGCCATCATAGCGTTGCTGCTGAGATAACGGGGATCTATTTCTAAAGACAGGAAGGTCGGATGGGCGGTCGGCACAAACGGCCTTATCCTCCAGACCGAGGATGGTGGAAGGAGCTGGATGAGGGTGGATATAGGGATGAAAAGAACATGGCTACATGACCTCTGTTCGCCGGACGGTAGGACGCTGTGGGCGGTGGGATCGCTCGGCCTGATCATGATAGACCTGTTCTCATATGAGGCTGTTTTCCTGCTCGCCTCGGGTCTTATTTTCTGTGGCGCATGGATGATATCGAAGGTGAATGAACCGAGATTAAGGGAAGGAAATCCATGAAGGTTAAACTCCAGGTGATCTTCCCCCTGGTTCTGATACTGACGCTTCTGGGATGTTCGACGGAGAGAGAAGGTATCAGGATCGGCGTCTGCGTTGCTGACGGCGGTAGGACAGCCTATAGAGAGATCAAGCGGGGGATGATGGAGGAGACAAGTAGGCTAAACGTCGAGCTGATATGGAGAGACGTATCCCTGAGGAGAAAAGGCGAATCGACTGTGGCGGCGGAGAGGCGGTTCATATATGAGATGTTCGGCAAGGGAATAGATGCCCTTGTGTGGAACCCCGTCACACTCGATCCCAAGTTCGACTATGTCATCGTCAAGAAGGCCGTTCAGGAAAACGTGCCTATCGTATCGCTAGACGAATATCCGAGAAGATTGAAGGTCTCCCTTCTGGTCGAGCCGAATTACATTGAGATGGGTAAGATGGCCGCTAGAATCGCCGCGGAGAAGGCCCTCAGGGATAGAAAAAGAGCGAATTTCATCGTGATAGAGGAGCCGCGAGGGAACGAAAATCTGCGCAGAGTAACCCTGGGAATATATGATGTTCTCGATGGATATCAAGGGGCAAACCTGCTTGCCGGGGTCCACGCCGAAACTCCCTTCCGAGCGCTTGGGCTCATAAATGCCCTCCTGACCAGATACGCCGATAACGTCCAGGCGGTTATCTCATGTAATACCGATGTGATGCCAGGCGTGATAGAGGCGCTGAGGGCCCATGGCCTGCTGGATAGGACAATAACTGTAAGCGTGGGAGCGGGGAAGGAAACGATCAAATACCTACAGAGAGGGGAGCATGACGTCGAAATCGATCCGATGCATCGTGAGAGGGGAAAACTCACCTTGAGAATGGCCCTTAAACTTATCAACGGCGAAAAGATCAACCCGGACGGTGTGATCGATAACCTTGGCGTAAAGTTTCCGGTCAAGTACGGTCCGGCAAGGGTGATAGATCAGAGGAGGGTATACCTCCTAAAAGAGGTATACCCTGATCTTTGGCGGTGAAGGGTTCACCTCTTCAGCTCGTGAGCCATGATGTAATCGTTGTCCTTACGGGCCGCATGGCATTGGATACAACTGGCAACCTTCCCGGCCGTCTCGACCTTGCCATTCGGCGAATATTTGGCCCAGAACCAGTCGTTGTTCCTGGGATTAAACTCCCTGATCTTATACATGACGGTGATGGAGGCGAGCTTCTTTTCGGCCGTGTAATTCTCCTTGACGATGACCGTGCCATAGGGGAGCGGAACCCTGTTCGAGGAGAGCCCCTTGCCGTTGACGTAAATGATATGGAACGGTCCGTAAGGTGACTTGCTGGGCTGCATGCCCTTATGATCGGACCATTGTCCCCAGCCCTTATACTGCGACTTGATCCCTATCACGTTCCACAGTTCAACGGCATCCGGGCCGGGCAGTTTGGGCTGACATCCAAAGGTTAGAATCCAGGCGAGAGCCGATAAGGTGATAGCTCCCAAGGCTAAAATTAGGCGAACCCTCATGTTGTTACACCCCCCAATAGAAGTATTCGCCTATCACCTTTAAGCTTATCTTAGGAGGTGGAGGAGGTTTGGGCTTACCGCCGCCGGTTATCTTATCCAGCACATCGGGATACATGACGAGCAGGACGGCACAGGCGAGGGCGATCAGAAGCAGGATCAGAAGTAGCCCTATAAACCACTTTCTCTCCAACAACCCCGGTCTCTCCGTCCACTCCTCCCTCTCTTCCAGAACCGTCCTCATAGCTCATCCCCCATTCAGGTTTAATATTAATTATAAGCGATTTTGGGATTTTGTCAATGATCGTATGTGGCGGGGACGTGAGGAAGGGTCATTTGTGGTCATTAAGTCATTTATCGTCATTTAGTCATTGCGCCTGTGAGGTTTCAACGATGTAACAGGGTTTATTGAGTTCGCCGGGATAAACCCAACAAACACAATAAACCCTATGATCATACAATGACGGCGAATGACAACGAATTTACTCCACCGGCCTCTCTCCGATCTCGACCTCAACCTTAAGTTTCTCACCCTTTCTTATAAGCTCGATCTGAGCCTTATCGCCGGGCTTGGATGATAGAACGGCGTTGACCAGATCATCCTTACCTCTGACCTCACGGCCGTTGAAGGCGAGGATCACGTCCCTCACCTTTATCCCGGCCCTGTCGGCGGGCGATCCCTTGTAGACCTTGCTGACGACAGCGCCTCTCCTGTAGGGAGCCGTTTTGAGCTTTTTCACGTCGATCTCCCGAAGATCATATACTCGCACGCCGAGGTAACCTTCTCCTTCGACCTTCCTACCCATCTCCATCTTGTTGATCATTCCGAGGGCGTCTCGAATACGCATCTTCACGCTATCGGATTTGACCTCTCTCATAGCGTCCTCAAGCGCCTCCCTCACCACCTCGAGGGATTTTCGGGACCCCATTCGATATCTCCACGCCTGCTCGATCGTCCGCTTGAACTCCTCGGCCTGTTTTGGGTTATA
This window contains:
- a CDS encoding tetratricopeptide repeat protein, with product MKGDRRKALQLYNTGLKLAKEERLDESIDALKRSLSHDPYHVNTYNLLGKVYIRKGEFRKAKSSWKRALKLDPLNPIAISCLNALKSYSLLSKFRDYIALITAAVAIIVAIIALLLR
- a CDS encoding sugar ABC transporter substrate-binding protein → MKVKLQVIFPLVLILTLLGCSTEREGIRIGVCVADGGRTAYREIKRGMMEETSRLNVELIWRDVSLRRKGESTVAAERRFIYEMFGKGIDALVWNPVTLDPKFDYVIVKKAVQENVPIVSLDEYPRRLKVSLLVEPNYIEMGKMAARIAAEKALRDRKRANFIVIEEPRGNENLRRVTLGIYDVLDGYQGANLLAGVHAETPFRALGLINALLTRYADNVQAVISCNTDVMPGVIEALRAHGLLDRTITVSVGAGKETIKYLQRGEHDVEIDPMHRERGKLTLRMALKLINGEKINPDGVIDNLGVKFPVKYGPARVIDQRRVYLLKEVYPDLWR
- a CDS encoding cytochrome P460 family protein gives rise to the protein MRVRLILALGAITLSALAWILTFGCQPKLPGPDAVELWNVIGIKSQYKGWGQWSDHKGMQPSKSPYGPFHIIYVNGKGLSSNRVPLPYGTVIVKENYTAEKKLASITVMYKIREFNPRNNDWFWAKYSPNGKVETAGKVASCIQCHAARKDNDYIMAHELKR